From one Bacteroidota bacterium genomic stretch:
- a CDS encoding N-acetylornithine carbamoyltransferase, producing the protein MKNFTSFYDVESITELLQEALMLKENPLQFNTLGKKKTLGLVFLNASLRTRLSTQKAAMNLGLHVIVLNVNQESWAWEFEEGAVMNGTKVEHIKDAAAILSMYCDMVGIRCFPSLENREDDYNEKVLNQFIKYCSVPVISLESAIRHPLQSFADLITITENWKKDYKPKVVLTWAPHIKPLPQAVANSFSEWMCNAPVDFVITHPHGYELKEEFTQGAKICYEQTDALQNADFVYVKNWSSYNEYGKMPETNDDWLLNEQKLAVSNDAKIMHCLPVRRNVELTDELLDGKNSLVLQQAHNRLFAAQAVLKKIMESNFN; encoded by the coding sequence ATGAAAAACTTCACCTCCTTTTATGATGTAGAAAGTATAACGGAACTATTGCAGGAAGCATTGATGCTGAAAGAAAATCCATTGCAATTTAATACCTTGGGCAAAAAGAAAACATTGGGTTTGGTATTTTTAAACGCAAGTTTAAGAACCCGTTTAAGTACGCAGAAAGCAGCCATGAACTTGGGTTTACATGTTATTGTATTAAATGTAAACCAGGAAAGTTGGGCTTGGGAGTTTGAAGAAGGTGCGGTTATGAATGGTACCAAAGTGGAGCATATTAAAGATGCAGCAGCTATATTAAGTATGTATTGCGATATGGTGGGTATTCGTTGTTTCCCCTCTTTGGAAAACAGGGAAGATGACTACAATGAAAAAGTGTTGAATCAGTTTATAAAGTATTGTTCGGTGCCTGTTATTTCATTGGAATCGGCTATACGCCATCCGTTGCAAAGTTTTGCCGACTTAATAACCATTACAGAAAACTGGAAAAAAGATTATAAACCCAAAGTGGTGTTGACCTGGGCTCCGCATATAAAACCATTGCCACAGGCGGTGGCTAATTCTTTTAGCGAATGGATGTGTAATGCTCCGGTTGATTTTGTTATTACGCATCCGCATGGATATGAGTTAAAGGAAGAGTTTACACAAGGTGCAAAAATATGTTATGAGCAAACGGATGCTTTGCAAAATGCTGATTTCGTTTATGTGAAAAATTGGTCTTCGTATAACGAGTATGGAAAAATGCCCGAAACAAATGATGACTGGTTGCTTAATGAACAAAAATTGGCAGTAAGCAATGATGCAAAAATAATGCATTGTCTTCCTGTTCGTAGAAATGTAGAGTTGACTGATGAGTTGTTAGATGGCAAAAATTCATTGGTGCTTCAGCAGGCACACAACCGCTTGTTTGCCGCACAGGCAGTGTTAAAAAAAATAATGGAAAGTAATTTTAATTAA